In Gadus morhua chromosome 5, gadMor3.0, whole genome shotgun sequence, the genomic stretch ACAGTTCTTGTCGCCATGACAACAAACAGGGTATATATTTGATCAGATAGGATTTCAGGCTAAATGCAGCTGCTAGTGTACTTTTGGAAGCTTGGTAATTTTATCCGATAGGTGGAGGCAAAACACTATTCAGAGAATCAAAATCGACTGCCTCCCCCCTTCCAGACAGactacaccaacaccacccgataaaaaaaatccatattTTGTTGATATCTCAGATCAATCTCAAGCCTCCATCTTCCAGTCAGAAATGATTGTTAGCCATATTCTGCATGAGATAGGAATTATCTTCATTCTCTGTCTGTGTAAGTtgctatgttttgtatttttataaccAGAAAAAACATAATTTCAAGTCAAACTATCAACGGATGCAGTACTATGCCTTTGTTCAATGTACACGTACTGTATCTTGTTGTTGTAATCCTTGTTTTATTATTCCTTCAGCTAACTACACTCCCTCAGGGGTTAGCGTTTCATTGATCACAGCCTCATCTTAAAGtccctttggatgaaagcgtagGCTAAAACGACTCAATGTACTGCAAATGTGACTTCTCTAACTTATGCTCCTCGTTCTCCTCATTCCATCCACAGTCGAGGTCAAAGGCATCGAGTTTCAGGAGTCCGGTCCCAAGATAGTACCGGACGAGAAGGCAGAGGTCGTGATCACCTGTAGCCATAACGACAGCTCTAGGCCTCTGATGCTGTGGTACCAGCAGAAACAGGGCTCAGGTCCCTTGGTCTTACTGGGTTATAACTATGGAGCCACTACATCCAACTATGAGGACGGCATTAAAGAGCAGTTTGAGATCAAAATGGACGACAGTCAGAGCGGATCCCTGGCAGTTCGGGAGGCAAATGTGACACACACGGCGGTGTACTTCTGCGCTGCTGGTGAGCACAGTGATGTGGTTTTGAACCGTGTGCGCACTAAAACGCTCCTCTGTCTATCGAGTCGATGATGAACAGTACTAGGCAGGAGAGGGTGTGTCTTATTCTTCATGAAACAGACTTGATCTGAAGGATGGTCTGTATGTCTTTCTGAAAACAACATGAGGACAGGATGTCTTTTGCAATCGTTGGGATTCTCCTGACTTTGCTTCGACTTCTGGGTAAAATCTCTCTCATAAGTCTGCTTCCAATTAAAGCTATTTACTAATGTCAAATTTCAATCATTACAGTCTATGGTTTTGTCTTTGACTTTAAATgatcttctgtctctctgcttttCTGTCCATGGGTGTGTTAAGACTGTGTGATATTTCAGCAATCCGATCCCATAATACTTCAGGAAAACACCCAGGCGGAGATTAAATGTCAACACGATGACGACAGTCTCAAGGTCATGTTATGGTACCAGCGAAGACCACAGAACAACACTTTGAGTCTAATAGGCTACAGCTACTATCCCAGCGACCCCAACTACGAAGAGGTGTTCAAAGATCAATTTGAGATGACGATGGAGAGCGAACTGAAAGGAGCGCTGGTACGTCCAAAGGCAGAGGCAAACGACTCTGGGGAGTATTTCTGCGCTGCCAGTACACAGTGATGTGGTTTGATGTGAGTCGCTCACTCAAAACCGATCTGTCCTTTCATCAAAGCTCAAACACAAGCAGCTAACGCTAGTCCCTCGTGTCAAATCCAGACTGTACGATTCCTCATACGTTTTGTTCACTGTATCGATTCTCCATCGGACACTTCTGTCTTTTTAAAGCTACAAATATGGCTTTGAATACTGTGTGTCAGCCATGCACTGCATGAGATATGAATTATCTTTATTCTATGTCAGTGTAAGTTGCTATGTTTCGTATTTTTATAACCAGAAAATACAGTTTCAAGTCAAGCTATTAACGGATGCAGTACCAGGCCTTTGTTCAATGTACACGTACTGTATCTTGTTGTTGTAATCCTTGCTTTATTATTCCTTCAGCTATCTACACTCCCTCAAGGGTTAGCGTTTCATTGATCACAGCCTCATTATAAAGTCGCTCAATGTACTGCAAATGTGACTTCTCTAACTTATGCTCCTCGTTCTCCTCATTCCATCCACAGTCGAGGTCAAAGGCATCGAGTTTCAGGAGTCCGGTCCCAAGATAGTACCGGACGAGAAGGCAGAGGTCGTGATCACCTGTAGCCATAACGACAGCTCTCGGTCTCTGATGCTGTGTACCAGCAGAAACAGGGCTCGGGTCCCTTGGTCTTGCTGGGTTATAACTATTGAGCCACTACATCAAACTATGAGGACGGCATCAAAAAGCGGTTTGAGATCAAAATGGAGGACAGGCAGAGCGGATCCCTGGCGGTTCGGGAGGCAAACGTGACACACACGGCGGTGTACTTCTGCGCTGCTGGTGAGCACAGTGATGTGGTTTTGAACCGGGTGCGCACTAAAACGCTCCTCTGTGTATCGAGTCGATGATTAACAGTACTAGGCAGGAAAGGGTGTGTCTTAGTCTTCATGAAACAGACTTCTTCTGAAGGAgggtctgtatgtctgtctgaaAACAACATGGAGGACAGGATGTCTTTTGCAGTCGTTGGTATTCTCCTGACTTTGTTTCGACTTCTGGGTAAAATCTCTCTCATAAGTCTGCTTCCAATTAAAGCTATTTACTAATGTCAAATTTCAATCATTACAGTCTATGGTTTTGTCTTTGACTTTAAATGAAcatcttctgtctctctgcttttCTGTCCATGGGTGTGTTAGACTGTGTGATATTTCAGCCATCCCATCCCATAATACTTCAGGAAAACACCCAGGCGGAGATTAAATGTCAACACGATGACGACAATCTCAATGTCATGTTATGGTACCAGCGAAGACCACAGAGCAACAATTTGAGTCTAATAGGCTACAGCTACTATGGCAACGACCCCAACTACGAAGAAGTGTTCAAAGATCAATTTGAGATGACGATGGAGAGCAAACTGAAAGGAGCGCTGGTACGTCGAAAGGCAGAGGCAAACGACTCTGGGGAGTATTTCTGCGCTGCCAGTACACAGTGATGTGGTTTGATGTGCGTGCTCACTCAAAACCGATCTGTCCTTTCATCAAAGCTCAAACAAAAGCAGCTAACGCTAGTCCCTCGTGTCAAATCCAAACTGTACGACTCCTTATCCGTTTTGTTCACTGTATCGATTTTCCATTGGCCACTTCTGTCTCTTTAAAATCAAAATATGACTTTGAATACTGTATTGTCTTTGACTACTAAGAAGAAATGCAAGGATCAAgtcaatataaataattgataCGCCTACACCCTGATTGATTGAGTCTgctatgtacacatcattctgGTCAGAACAAGCGTCTTTGAGCAAGGCAGGTTTCAGTACATGTGCTGCTGGTCGAGGAAGGAGGAGACTAGAGCCAGGGCCAAAGAGTAGAACGATCGACTTTGTTTTAAGCCTGTTTTTGGGCCTAGCGTACCCTGGTGAAACATAGCATAGCATGATCAGCGACACTGAGGATTATGAACGATATATGACAAGAGTTGAACTACAATAACAAAGAATATTGTCTTTTAAGATCTCTTGGAGGACTGTGCAGTATGTGTCAATTTATATGCAGCCTTGGGATTATTTTTGTCTGTTTTACACGTAAGACTTATTTCGGTATACAATAATTTATCTCAAATCAATTGAAAAgcaaaacattttcaaattgCGTTTTACTTATTTAAATTTTTGTTAGCTAATAAAATAACTAACAATTTTCCGTTCGCAGATGAAGTTCAAAGTGTTATCATTAAGCAATCATCCGCTAAAATAGTCAGAAAAGGTGCCAAAGGGATCCAGATTGACTGCAGCCATGACGACAGCAGTTATCCATTAATGTACTGGTACCAACGCAAAGACGAAAGCCCATCCCTGACTCTCATTGGGTTTGGTTACGAGTCGTCCACTCAGAACTATGAGGATCGGTTTGAAGAGCGGCTCAACATTACAAGAGAAAGCGTCCTACAAGGAACGCTGGTTCTTACAGACGCAGCGGAGTCTGACTCGGCAGTGTATTTCTGCGCTGCCAGTACACAGTGATGTGGTTTGATACAGCTCCCTTGCCAAAACACCCTGAGAAATTAAAACGCAGCCCGACTGCTCTTTCCCCTTTGATGATGAGCAGTACTAGGGAGGGTGTGTCTTATTCTCCAAGAAAACAACTTGTTCTGTaggagggtctgtgtgtctgtctgaaaaCAATTTGGAGAAGATGTCTTTTGGAGAGGACCCCTACTTCTGCACCCCAGGGAGGTGGGTTCACCTCTGGTTCCTGTGTCATCATGGCCTTGGGCTTTAGTCCTGATGTTGGCTTCTGGTTCTGGACTGGTTCTCTGCTCCTGGTCTGGTCTTTGTGGGGTTTCTGCACGGTgccatttgtatttgtttcttcCCTGTGTGATCCTTGGATCTGGTGTTGGGTCTCGGGTGACAGCCGTGGTAGGCTGGTGGTCCAGGGTCATCTCTCTGAAGTTTGACCCTTCATCTAGCCCCCTCCTAACTCCTTACCATAACCCCTCTACCCCCATATGCTAAGGAGCCTGCCTCGCTCAATTTATGTCCCATTTATTATGAACCTATCAGACGAAAAAAGTCTAGCAACAAATCGAAACCAAATAGAATTTGAAATTTTACACACTTTTACACTTGGAAATATTGCTTTCAATCTCAAAGAAGGCCAATAGCCATATCCCTCAGGGGCGTAGCCAGGGTTAGAAAAATAGTGAGGTCCTGGCTTCAGTTGCAGGGGTTCAGttatgtggagggggggggggcacgcacaagcacaaacaaataTCACACATGGCGGAAACAAAGTGACAAGTCTCAACAGAATTAAGCATTTTGAatacagattttgtatacagcTGTACTTAGTAtttctaatttattttttacgtcTACCGAATTGCGGTGAGCTCCTAGCTGGCTACGGGCAGAACCCCTGGTCTGGGCATTCTGCCTCATTGAAGGAGTATTTCCTACAGCCTCAGTGGTGGTGGTCGTGCCTCATATGTTGAACCGAGTAAGGTGTGGCCTCACTCTGCTGCCGTCAGCCATATCGGCAGCATGCTAGTCACAGCTCTTCATCTGTTCAGTTTATTCTTTTTGGGTGAGTTTTGTCATTGAAGGGATAGACATCATAATGGAGAATTCCattgaatgtttttgtttttaaatactTTCTTACTCACCCTCAATAGTACATAGGAGACACAGGCTTGTACTGGATTCCatcctttttttgtgtgtgaatgaataacTAACGAGAGAGCCCCATCTTGACCAATGCAGGTCTGGCTGCCGTCCCGGTGCCCGTTCAACCCGGGGATCTGACCCTCCAGCCGGGCGCTGCCATCACGCTCACCTGCAGTCTGGCGTCCGACATGTCGAGCTACACCATGCTCTGGTACCGACAGCACGTCTACGGTGATCCCATCGAGTTCATCATCAAAGAATACGACACCAGTCGGGGTCGCTTCAAAGCCACTCTGGACACAAAGCAGAACCGCTTCTCGCTGGGAATAAGCGAGTTGCAGGTGAACGACAGCGGGACGTTCTACTGCGCAGCCTATCACGGCGACACGCTTGGGTGCAGCAGACGTACACATACCGTCGCTGGGCTACGTTCATAGCGCTGTGGAGGAGCGGGTATCACAGATGTCGAGGGCGCCTGGAGACCTCGTGGTTTTGATAGAAGTCGAGATAGCCAACTGTCAGGCCGGCGGTTTGATTGGTGAATATGCAAGCTATGCAAGCGTTCTCATAACAGTGCAgttgttatcattatttattattgaagGTTTAGTTAGACATGGACAGTGCAAATTAATAAACATGAAAAATGTACCAGAATTAGCCAAAATGGCTATTTTGCATCTGTTGTCCATGGGCCGATGTTAACAGGCCTAAAGGAATTATAAACACAAGAACTAAAATAACTATACACACATCATACAGGCCGTGGTTGCGATACCAACATTAGCTCTTGACTCTAAGCAACAAGTGAGGAGGACATCCCACTGAAAAGCAAAGAAGACATCATAATCATCAGTGACTTGGCTGACGTCGTCACGTCACTGACAATGTGACAAGAAAACGGACAGACTTAGAACCTACAGGCCTACAACCAAAGAGATAAAGAACAGGCCTTGAGAATATGGTGCCTGCGGCGTTATGTCACGGCCGTCCCCTGGGAAGGTAGCTTGACCCCAGCAGGGGACAAGGCGCACCATGAGGATTAGGATGACTCAAATGATGGCTCCACCACCGCTAGGCCACCATGAGGGAATGAACCCAGTGGTGGGGAGATAATGAGGTTACACTGTTACAAAAGGTCTGTGCTTTTCTGACAATAAACTGTTAACAATATAAAATGTgttggatagatagataaatagatagatttatctatctatttcATTTTCTATCTACACTCCAGAATAAATGTACAATCTCCACCAGGTCACCCTAAAACGCAGCAGAATGAACATCTACGATATTACAATTTTTACTCtgctccactttttttttaattcttccTATGCCTCTGTAGCTTCCTTGGGGCTAGGCCCCCCCACTCATATACTTTATCCTGGCATTCTGTCCCCACAAGGAAGAATTGCTGTTGGAATAATTAATTCTGAAATATGATACTGACAAGTAAGGTCCAATTAGGTTAGGGTACAGGAGGTGTGATAAGATAAGCTTGCCAAGAATGCCAAGATAAAGTATGTTGAGGGGAGGATGAGATCAGGAAGGTTAGGTGATGAGGCAAGAAAGAAGACTGAGGAAGATGAAGCACGGTCAAGATTAATTACATTTTACGATTTTTAGACTTGCTCCTCCAAAATAATAGAATTGAAGCATTTGGCGGAGAAAGGGTCATTTTAAGTGTCAAACACTGACCTCTGTGGCAGACCAGTGGCGGCGccaggggggggctagggggtgcTAGAGCACCCCCTAGATTGGCCATAGCACCCCCATAGCACCCCCAAGaaaataatggtaaaataagaaaaaaaaaaaaaaatcattctgagttcttaataaaatgtattgtgtgataataatattttaatcacaaaagaaaataacagattgaaataaacagattgttcACGTAGCACGACACAGACACGTGGCGTGGCGTGCCGCGTGCGTGAACGTGATTGTTCAAATGAGTAGTAGGCTAACGGCTAAGTAACAGTAATCCTGGCGATCGGTCAATTAATTTTAAATCAAGTGGTCACAAAATCACGAAAATGGATCGGTATTTGATCCGAAAAAATCCTCGAGTTGAAGGAGACGttcaagaggaagaaaaaaggcAGGAGGTAGTGGATGATTCTGATGTAGAACAAGAAGAGGAAAGTCCTGGTCCAAGTAGTCAACCCTTCACCTCTACTGAGGGCGCCGCTGCTAGCCATGATGCTAGCACCCTGGGTGACTTAAGCATGAACGCCCAGGATGGTCCGAAAATACCAACATTACACAAATATCCAACTCGGATGTTTGGAGTCCAGCAAAGAAGTTTCTGCAAGGGCTGGATGGAACCATATCCGTGGTTGGAATACAGTGTATCCCAGGATGCCGTCTTTTGCTTTGCCTGCAGGCATTTTCTCGGTGGAGGAGGGCACGGGTTTCATCGGGAGCCAACGTATACAACCAGTGGCTTTCATAACTGGCGGAAAGCAACAGCATCTTTTAAGGGCCATCACGAAAGTATGGGACACAAATTTGCCATGGAGGCATGGACTGAGTTTAAGCTAAAAGCAAAAAGCGgttcaaaaataacaaatatgctGGATAAAGGACATTCGGTATTGATCCAGGAAAACAGAAGGTACATGATGGGCGTTGTGGAAAGCTTGCGCTATACTGCCTGTCAGGGGATCGCACAGCGAGGCCACATTGAAGATGAGGATTCAGCAAACAGGGGTAATTTCCGCGAGTTGCTGTCTGTAATTGGAAAATTTGACAAAACCGTTCAGAAAAAGTCAGATAACAACCCGTCAAATGCAAAGTATGTGCACCATGACGTGCAGAATGAGATCATCAATGTAATGGCAGAAATGATTAGGAAACAATTAAGGGATGAGGTTAAGGACGCTGAACATTTTGCCATTTTGGTGGATGAAAGCAAAGACATCAGCAAAAAAGAGCAAATTTCAGTGATCGTGCGTTATTTGAACACGGAATCagagagagtggtggaggaATTCTTGCATTTCACCCCAGCTGATGGACTAGACGCAAACTCGCTCTTTGCAAGCATCAAGCAGACGCTCAGTCGGTGCGGTATTGACCTGAATTGTTGTGTTGGCCAGTGCTATgattaggggtgcaacggatcatcaTTGATCCGTGATCCGTTCGGATCATCTATTTCGGTTCGGCACACGCATGATCCGCGGattgatttatgaaaaaaaaagaattgtgcgcatgttcagtccacacacagccgtaaccattcctgctagttccagggacagagctaacacgctctgggtaaaagtctgcaacagttcccttttcaataagcaaacagtcctatggctcgttgtgatttattgtcctcagcgtacaacatgaagaacagtgggcatggaaaataaaagtaggCTAGACTTCGGTGACTACTGTAACGCGATAACTGCTGCCTCCAGTGCTACGTCTGTTTCCATATACTCGCGCTGCCACACAAACCTGTCGCCTAGGTTACCACACAGACGTAACACGTAGCTGACATAGCGATTGctaacataaagaaaaacacatagagCATGGCCACGCATTTACAGCGACATCACCCCGGTGTTTCACTGACAGGAGTGAAACCGAAAGCGGCTCAACAACCGCTCATCACCGCGGCATTTAAGCAGCCCCTTCCTCCACAATCAGACCGGGCTAAAGCAATCACAAacgctatttttttattttttttgctgatccgaaaaatgatccgatccgtGACTCTGATCCGAGgaacgatccgaaccgtgagttttttgatccgttgcacccctagctATGATGGTGCCTCAGTCATGTCTGGATGTAACAACGGAGTCCAAGAACTTTTCAGAAGAGAGGTGCCGCAAGCAGTTTATATACACTGCCATGCTCATAGGCTTAACCTGGTGTTGGTGGACTGTGTGCATAATGTAGATGCTGCCGCTGAGTTTTTTGAGACGTTGCAAACACTGTACAAGTTTTTTTCGGGGTCAGTGGTGCACGATCTCTTTCTGAAGAAACAAAGGGAACTTTCAACGGCACAGCGCATAGAGCTGAAGAGACTGAGTGACACTCGCTGGGCATGCCAGTATGATGCTATCTGTGCAGTCAAGAGAACTCTCCCGGCTATCATCGCTACCCTGCGTGACACTGTTCGCGACAAGAATGCGAAACGGAGGACAGAGGCTAAATCTGTCAGTTCCCTTATGGATGAGCAGTTTGTTCTGCATTTAATTCTTTTTGAGGATGTTTTTAGAACTACCAAATTCATGTCCGATGCGCTACAGTCTCCCAATTTCGATCTCTTGACAGCGGATGACCTGGCCCAATCTGTGATCACGGCCATATCGGAGAAACGTACAGATGACAACTGGGCAGCAATCCGTAAGCAGGCAGGAGACATGTGCGTTAATACCGGGATAGCTACtgtacatcgtgagaaaaggcAGACCCAAACAGCTAAACATCTGGAGGGCTTTATTGTGGAGGCCCCGATAGAAAGACCAGGCATGGGCAGCATGGATGAACTGAAAACTCAGTCATTCTATCCTGTCTTAGACAGGTTGTTAATGGAACTCCGGCGACGCTTTTCCATCGAAGCAAATGGTGTACTGGCAGGCTTGCCAGCCCTAAGCCCTAATCACCCATCATTCCTTGACAAGCAAGTTATTCTGCCCATGGCTCGCCATTATGGGGTCAGCGAGGAGAATTTGTGTGCAGAACTCCATCAAGTTCGCCGGCTCCTGAAAAGGAAGGAAGAGCAAGGATGCACCATTAACAGCAACCAGGAGTTCCTATCCCTTATGCGGCCTTACAAAGACGCCTTCGTGGACCTCTACAAATTGATCTCCATATCTCTGACCCTGCCTGTAACATCTGCGAGCTGCGAGCGCAGTTTTTCTTGTCTGCGTCGCTTGAAGAGCTACCTGAGGAATAGCAGTGGGGATGGCCGAACCAGTGACCTTGCACTTCTGGCGATTAACCCTCTGCGAGCACGGGCTTTGGACATCGACAGGATCATAGATGCCTTCGCtctcaaccacaacaacaggcGCATTGTCCTGTTATGAAGACGTAGGTAAGTGAACGATTTTTCCGTGTTGTCTGTTGCATTCTGCTGGGTTTTTGCAATTGGgtttacaatgtgtttttctgtcacATTGTTCTTGTTTAGGTGGAAACTGACACCTGATCTGCTGGCTTGCCTGGATTTTGGTTTTTCTTAAGGATTTTAAGCATAGTTTTGTGTGCACTTTTTGATACACTTTTTGATATCTTATTATTGTGGTTTTGAGTGCCTACTGTTTGGTTTCATGTTTTGATTGTGACCTAAAATAATATAATCTATTTGAAAGCATTTCTGACTCTTTGCctgtttaaattaattataTCTGACGTTCTAATCTGCCGTCTTTAGTTAGAAGTGTATTGAACTTGGTATGTTTAGTTTAATTTGTCGCTCATGGTAGTGGTGACCTGGTAGTCATCTGGCGCAAACTTTAATCCACACACTGAAGTAAGTGAAGTATTTCGGATTACGTTATCTATAACATGCTGCATCCATTTTGACCGTCGGATGTGAACGCGGCTTTGTGCGCGTCCGtcagaagtagcctactgacaataATAATACGATCGATTTGAATGGCGCTTTTTATGTACCCCAAAGACCCGTTAGAGAGCAAACGTGTAAACATATGTGACGATATGGTGGGGAGGTGTTGTAGTAGAGAAAAATGAGACTCATATGATATCACCCTAATTTCATAGCACCCTCAGTAAAACGCCGAGCACCCCCATAGCACCACCAGAAAAAAATCTCTGGCGCCGCCACTGTGGCAGACACAGCGTGTGACACGTGACTAGTACAGAAGACTGTTTCAGAATTGAAAGGTAACAAAATCCAAAGGAATATGTCACCATGGCGAATCCAGCACATGCCTGTAAACAACGTCCTTAATCTTTAATGACGATAAAGACACAAAATTTAAGCACAACTGAAGTCATCATTCTTTGACATGAATATTTTAGGGGAAGGTCATATCGATATTTTAAAAAACTTTTTTCCTTGTTTCTCACTCAAAGTAAGTGCCTTTTCGCGAACTTTTTTAATTCCCTTATGTCAGCCCCATGTAAACACTGAATTAGGGAAGACAGACTATAGACAAAGCACCTTCCATTTGGAATAAGCTCCAAAAATACTTGATGTTGCGTGCTTGTGTTTCACTGAGAGAATTAATTAATCTCATCTCCCTTCCAACAGAATTCTCCTGCATTGACTGTAAATTGCTGATGTTTTTATATCCATTGTATTGTCTACTTTATtctattatttacttttttttaatttaatttttataTTACCCTCGGCACCGTTGCAAAAGAATGATTTTCCCTCAATGTGTTTGGCGgggttaaataaacaaaaatgaaaacaataatTGTATTCTAAattgcgtgagtgtgcgtgcgacAGACCACGTCACCATGACGAAGTCTGCTATAAAAAGGCggcaggtggagagaggagtAACCAAAGGTGTCCACATCCACCGTGTCATCATCCACAACaaaggaaacacaaacaaacacacaacagaacacaaagagAAGTTTTCATCTGATGCCTCGCGCCTGCTTTTCCTGGCAACCTGCGGCTTTTCTTAGCTCGTGCAGATCAGCACGTGCGGGGTATAGCCGCTCGCGCTGTTTCTGCATGAGCTAAGACAACCCGCAccacgtgctgctgctgctgatgctcgGGGGAGATATGGGGAGGTCGCGCAGGGCGGCCGCGGGGAGCGCTTATGTTTTTGTATGATGATGTTTCACCGTGGGGACAGGGGGGCACGGTGATACATCCCCATAGAGgcgccgtacaaaaacctcccgctGTCCACACGCACTGTGGCCCCGCACAACCCGCTCCATCTCAAGGAAAATTACAAACAATGGAGGTAAAGTCGACGCCATGGCTTCCCCGGTCGCTTCTCTATACAAACCATAAGGAAAATTCAAGACGTTAAAAGAGATTTTGCTCCGGTTTTTCTGATGCAAATCTattccatttgtgtgtgaaattcGCCGGAGTTGATCAAATTCCGCAGCATGCATGCGTGTTTCGTCCATACACGAAATTAATCTCGGGATGTGGAGTCTTCCTTGGGGATGAATTCGGAAAGTTTTATGGCTTTTTGGTACAAGACAGACCAGTGTGACACTGGAAACGAGGCCTACTTTGGAAAAGGGACTAAACTCACGGTCCTGGGTAAGTCCACGCTTAAAATCCATAGCTATGACCAGCTGACAACAAATGTTTGACCGCAAATAGAACCGAGTCGTTCTAATACAGACCGATCTGGGAGATCTGGGTTTTGGGAAGAATCGATAACACTGTGACCAACTCTGAACCAGCCTTCTTTGGCAAAGGAACCAAGCTGACCGTCTTAGGTAAATATTCCGTTCTCTAAATATGAAATTGAGGCTAAGACGGACACTTAAGTTACAGCCTCTGCATGAAAACCGTATGCCGGCATTCCATATAGTGCGAGTATCGCGGTTGGGGAATGATTGAGCAGATTATACCAGCCATTTCTGCACTGTGATGGTTCAAGTTAAGCATATTTCGGAAAAGGAACCAAGCTGACCGTTTTGGGTAAGAGAATGATAGAGAAAATACATAGACCTACAATTTAAGATAGCCTACATAGGTCAAATGTAAAGGGGAACAGTCAAAGAGCTCTATAGTTGTCCTGCTTCGTACGGTACCTACTTATTGCCATTAAGATGGTGCACTGTGCCAATTATGAGGCCTATTTCGGCCAGGGAACAAAACTCACTGTTCTGGGTAAGTCCTAACGTTATTTCAGTTTTCGATATGCATTGAATGTACTTGACCTGTGAATGAAACATTTACCTTGTGTGAGTCTGGTTAACTAATCTGTGGAAATAATGTGTTAGTAGGCCTGTCTCTATAAAGAAAAGGGGTAGGATCGCTTTAGAGCAGATATCTCAGGAGAAGGGGGTAAAGGCATTAAAACAGTGAGCCCAGCTGGGTCTTGGGTTTATTGGTTGTTCTTGTGCACTGTGCCGGTGGTTTTAACGAGGCACACTTTGGTGGAGGAACCAGGTTAACGGTTATAGGT encodes the following:
- the LOC115544072 gene encoding zinc finger MYM-type protein 1-like, whose translation is MSGCNNGVQELFRREVPQAVYIHCHAHRLNLVLVDCVHNVDAAAEFFETLQTLYKFFSGSVVHDLFLKKQRELSTAQRIELKRLSDTRWACQYDAICAVKRTLPAIIATLRDTVRDKNAKRRTEAKSVSSLMDEQFVLHLILFEDVFRTTKFMSDALQSPNFDLLTADDLAQSVITAISEKRTDDNWAAIRKQAGDMCVNTGIATVHREKRQTQTAKHLEGFIVEAPIERPGMGSMDELKTQSFYPVLDRLLMELRRRFSIEANGVLAGLPALSPNHPSFLDKQVILPMARHYGVSEENLCAELHQVRRLLKRKEEQGCTINSNQEFLSLMRPYKDAFVDLYKLISISLTLPVTSASCERSFSCLRRLKSYLRNSSGDGRTSDLALLAINPLRARALDIDRIIDAFALNHNNRRIVLL